In Methanoregula formicica SMSP, the DNA window CTCGGGGCATGGTCAGGGAAGTGGGGAATTTCAACCCACACTCCCGCGAAGGGAGTGACTTCACCGATCCGCCATACGTCAAGGAGCTCTATATTTCAACCCACACTCCCGCGAAGGGAGTGACCACCGTCCTTCTCTCCCATCACGACAAGCGCCTGATTTCAACCCACACTCCCGCGAAGGGAGTGACTCCGGAATACAGCACAGTGCCCCCGGTACTATCCATTTCAACCCACACTCCCGCGAAGGGAGTGACTAGGAGATGACCCTAGAATATGGGCTTTTGATATTTCAACCCACACTCCCGCGAAGGGAGTGACTTCAGGAGTCGTTCCCGTACCGGCAGGTTTGTTCAATTTCAACCCACACTCCCGCGAAGGGAGTGACTGTCGAGCCACGACCGGACCAACAGGTAACCCGTATTTCAACCCACACTCCCGCGAAGGGAGTGACTTGCATCGCCCTTTGTTTCAATGGCGATGGAATATTTCAACCCACACTCCCGCGAAGGGAGTGACGCTATTCGTGAACCACCTTTTATTGATGGACCAATTTCAACCCACACTCCCGCGAAGGGAGTGACTGCCCCGCTCGTCAATGACCATCCCGTTGGAAAATTTCAACCCACACTCCCGCGAAGGGAGTGACTCCTGGTTTGACCGCAGTTTATCGTATTCTGGAAATTTCAACCCACACTCCCGCGAAGGGAGTGACTGCAAATGGCAGAGTATACCGAAAGATCGATGCAATTTCAACCCACACTCCCGCGAAGGGAGTGACTTCTTTCAAGCAGGGGATTTTATGGAGCTCTGTATTTCAACCCACACTCCCGCGAAGGGAGTGACTCAGCATGTCGGGGAGTTCCAGTTCAACCTCATAATTTCAACCCACACTCCCGCGAAGGGAGTGACCTTTCGCTTCCGTGGATCTCAACTTCCCGAGGCATATTTCAACCCACACTCCCGCGAAGGGAGTGACGAAAAAATGTGTATGTGCATAATGGGTACTCTGTATTTCAACCCACACTCCCGCGAAGGGAGTGACCGCCTTTGTGTACATCGCGAACCCGAAAGAATCATGATTTCAACCCACACTCCCGCGAAGGGAGTGACTATTTTTTAACCTTCACCGTTACGCGATCGCGGAATTTCAACCCACACTCCCGCGAAGGGAGTGACATTTTCAGGAGATGAAAGTACATGGTTAACGTAAAATTTCAACCCACACTCCCGCGAAGGGAGTGACAGATATAGATAATAAATCTGCACAATGAATTAAAATTTCAACCCACACTCCCGCGAAGGGAGTGACTCATCAATCATAATATCACCCAAACATATTACAATTTCAACCCACACTCCCGCGAAGGGAGTGACCCTTCGACGGGATGCAGTCCGGTGTCGTGTATATTTCAACCCACACTCCCGCGAAGGGAGTGACGGATCAACCTTTCCCCCGCAAAGCCTGCAGCGGATTTCAACCCACACTCCCGCGAAGGGAGTGACTTTTGATCACAGAGATATTTTTTAGACATCTGGAATTTCAACCCACACTCCCGCGAAGGGAGTGACTTCGTATGGTGGGGATGGCTTGTCATGCCGATAATTTCAACCCACACTCCCGCGAAGGGAGTGACCCCCATCGCAGTTTTCATCCCGGTCGCAAACTCTATTTCAACCCACACTCCCGCGAAGGGAGTGACTCAGATGGACCGCCCCCTCCAATTGACGTAATAATTTCAACCCACACTCCCGCGAAGGGAGTGACGCATTACCCGCCCCGGAGAGGTTCGAGCTCGATATTTCAACCCACACTCCCGCGAAGGGAGTGACAGGTCCGGCCCCATCGTCCGGGCCGCATTCGTCCGATTTCAACCCACACTCCCGCGAAGGGAGTGACGTTTCAGATCCCAGATCCGTTCATAGACTTTCGATTTCAACCCACACTCCCGCGAAGGGAGTGACGGATTGCTGCGAAGGGTGCCTTGAAAGAGTGCAGATTTCAACCCACACTCCCGCGAAGGGAGTGACGCCGTACGTGCCCGCCATGTACATCAGGAGCTTATTTCAACCCACACTCCCGCGAAGGGAGTGACTATGCGTCCCTGATCTTTTTCTTGTATCCTCCCTATTTCAACCCACACTCCCGCGAAGGGAGTGACCGCTTTCCTCGGTGGAATGCGGAAAAGGATGTGTATTTCAACCCACACTCCCGCGAAGGGAGTGACTCCACATATTGTCTGGTGTACTCATGGGAGATTATTTCAACCCACACTCCCGCGAAGGGAGTGACCCATTTTGCACACCTGTCTTTTGTTCGTCGATCAATTTCAACCCACACTCCCGCGAAGGGAGTGACTTTGCCAGCACCCGGGCCACGTCTGCATCTCGCAATTTCAACCCACACTCCCGCGAAGGGAGTGACTTGGCATTACTCCCGATTCAAATAACATTATCAAATTTCAACCCACACTCCCGCGAAGGGAGTGACCTGCAATGTTTCAAAGGTTGTTAGCCTTATGCAATTTCAACCCACACTCCCGCGAAGGGAGTGACATTGCGCTTTGCATCTCCCTGTATGCTACACTTTATTTCAACCCACACTCCCGCGAAGGGAGTGACTTAACGGTTTAGTAGATGCAACGCTATCTGTAATTTCAACCCACACTCCCGCGAAGGGAGTGACCTTTTTACTGGTTGTCATGACAATCTTTGTAATCAGATTTCAACCCACACTCCCGCGAAGGGAGTGACTTAAATATGTTGTACTAGAATCAATCTCTATAATTTCAACCCACACTCCCGCGAAGGGAGTGACCAGTGTTTCAAAGCTCTGGATCGTGCCGTGGAAGAATTTCAACCCACACTCCCGCGAAGGGAGTGACCTGCAATGTTTCAAAGGTTGTTAGCCTTACGCAATTTCAACCCACACTCCCGCGAAGGGAGTGACGTTACCATTCTTTTTCATCTCCTGCTCTAATATAAATTTCAACCCACACTCCCGCGAAGGGAGTGACTTGCGATCATGCAGATTAACGCCTGCGCTGCAATATTTCAACCCACACTCCCGCGAAGGGAGTGACTGAAGTGGTGGATGGATTCCACCGGACCCGCGTTGATTTCAACCCACACTCCCGCGAAGGGAGTGACATGGTGACGGCATTTATTGCACCATTCACGGTATTTCAACCCACACTCCCGCGAAGGGAGTGACTTCCGGGGAATCGCGGATGCCTTTGCGGATCAATGGGGATTTCAACCCACACTCCCGCGAAGGGAGTGACTAATACAAAACCACTTCATTATCTGTCTAAAATTATTTCAACCCACACTCCCGCGAAGGGAGTGACTCGGTGGTCTGTTGACCGGATCAAGGATGGTAAGCGATTTCAACCCACACTCCCGCGAAGGGAGTGACGTCTCTTTTGTTGACCGTATATCTACCACAAAAATTTCAACCCACACTCCCGCGAAGGGAGTGACCGGGACCACCAGCGTTGCATCGCGCCGGTAATCAAAATTTCAACCCACACTCCCGCGAAGGGAGTGACGCTCCGAGATCGCGTTGCTGATCGTGGAGATGCTATTTCAACCCACACTCCCGCGAAGGGAGTGACGAAAAGGAGGGAGAGGAGGAAGCGGCAGAAACAGAGTATTTCAACCCACACTCCCGCGAAGGGAGTGACTCACTCCTGCACAGCAGGCGTTGGTTATCGAACTATTTCAACCCACACTCCCGCGAAGGGAGTGACTTAGATGGGCAATTGTATTCACCCGTTCCGGATATTTCAACCCACACTCCCGCGAAGGGAGTGACGCGTTCCTGAAGACGGGGCCGCATGTCCTGACGGATTTCAACCCACACTCCCGCGAAGGGAGTGACGGGGATCCTTGAGCGACTCGCTCCGACCTTGATAATTTCAACCCACACTCCCGCGAAGGGAGTGACTCCCTTGATAGGGTGCGAGTGGACCGGGTTGTATATTTCAACCCACACTCCCGCGAAGGGAGTGACTACTATTGCAAGTATCCGTTTTACATCCATGAATTTCAACCCACACTCCCGCGAAGGGAGTGACTTGATGAGCTCGGGATGTGATCTGGATGTTCATCGATTTCAACCCACACTCCCGCGAAGGGAGTGACGTAAAGTTTACTGTTTACGCGCAATCCCATTAAGATTTCAACCCACACTCCCGCGAAGGGAGTGACTATTACGCTGAATACAGGGATTGGAGGGCAAAGATTTCAACCCACACTCCCGCGAAGGGAGTGACTTAGGTTCTAAATTTGTTGCTGTATAATTTCCAATTTCAACCCACACTCCCGCGAAGGGAGTGACTTTATCTATCGGTTAAATGGTGTGCAACATGGTATTTCAACCCACACTCCCGCGAAGGGAGTGACTTTTACGTTTCCCTGGTTTTTAACCCTTAAATTTATTTCAACCCACACTCCCGCGAAGGGAGTGACTGTAAAATACTCGTTAAGTGTTCATGAAGAAATACCTGATGTATGTGCAGTAAATGAGAAATCCCCGAATAATAACAATTGGATTTTCCTTTACGTATTTTTTCGATAAATCCTTAGATAGTTCAAAGTCCTTTCAAATCTTGCGGGGGATGGGAATCAAATAAATAGAAAACCGGAAAAATTTCCGCGAACCTTCGGGGAGAACCATGATCGCTTCCGGTTCGCACGCATCACGTTACCAGGAGGCCCTCGGGATCATATCCGGTATTGCTCCCGAGATGTTCGACCCGGTTCTTCCAGTTGGCGCCGAGAAAATAAAACCGGACACTGTCCCGTTCCTTATCGATTATTCCTGCCAGGGAGTGTTTAAGCTTTGCAAACTGTGCCGGATCAACGAGACATTCGAACACCGAGTTCTGGACCCGCTGACCATAATTCACGCATTCCCGGGCAACGTGTCGAAGTCTTCGCCGACCTTCGGGCGTTTCCGTGTTGACATCATACGTAACCAGGACCATCATGTGTGCAACCTCAGTTCATGAAGAAGGGCGGGTACCCCTCAATATCGCCGCGTAAATATCTCGCCATTAAGAGACTCTGCGTGTAGGGAAGAAGACCGATCTGGATCTTTTCATCAATATATGGATGAGTAATTTCGTCCTGCTTTCGTTTCTGCCATGCGGCGAGCACAGCCTTGCGACCCTTATCGGTCAGGATGATCCCTCCGCCTTCCTTTTTCAGGAAATCCTCTCCGCAAACCTGTTGCAGGTTCACAAGATTCAGCGCAAGCCGGTCTGCGATGAACGGCCGGAGCTCTTCCATCATGTCCAGTGCGAGGCTGGCCCGGCCGGGCCGGTCGGTGTGGAAGAAACCGACATAGGGATCGAGTCCCACCGTTTCCAGCGCAGATTCCACATCATGGGCGAGGAGTGTGTACAGGAACGACAGGAGTGCGTTCATGTTGTCCCGGGGAGGCCGGCGGTTTCTGTCGTGAAGGAAGAAATCATTCTTCTGCTTCAGGATCAGTTCATCAAAGACATCGAAATAGAACTTCGCGCAGTTCCCTTCGATGCCACGGAGCGTATCAGCATCCTTACAGGTTTCAATTTTTATCAGGTTTTCAATGAGAAGATTGTCAGCAGCCCGGATCTTTTCGCATCCGATTACTGTACCATGGTCACGGAGACTGCGCCCGAGAACGGTCCGGCAGTTCACGATCTTTGCCGTGATAAGACATTTCGCAATAGCAAGAGATACTTCCGGATTGTCGGCAATGCGGTACTGAGTGCGCCGTAATAGAACATTGCCCCGGACCCTGCCGTTTACCCGGCCCTGGAATCTCCCGTGGGGTGTCAGGAAGGATAGCCCGACATTATGCTCCGAACATAACTGCATCAGGTGCGGGCTTGCACCCATATACCCGAAGCAGACAATTCCTTCAAGGTTGTGTACGGGGATCCTGAACGTCTCCGCGCTGCCGACTTTGATAATAACATTTTCTCCGTCACGGTGAAGATAGGATTCCGGAGTTGTTACGTAGAGGGTATTGAGCAGTTTTCTCATAGGGAAATTCCTGTCCGGATTGATCGAAAACCCGGACGATCATCGATAATCAGGTATCGGGAATGCATGCCTCCCGGATATGGCTCCCGATGTAATTCCGGACAGAACTTTTTTTCTTCGTCAGTCTCGGGACACAGACATCAACAAGCGAACACAGGGTGCAGTGTTTCCCGGGTTCTGCCGGGGGTGTGATTCCATTCCGAAAGACTGTATGCATCTCCTCCGCCAGCGCTTGCACTATGCTCCGGAGATCATCAGTAATTGCAATCCGCTGCCTCCGTCGGATCTCGTTGTAATAGAGATCCGCTTCGTCAATCCGGACTCCGAACATTTCCTCAACGCACATGACCTGTGCGCAGAGCTGAACCTCATCGCGTTCATCGATCTTCGGTTTGCCCCGTTTGTATTCAACCGGCCTCATGATCCACCGGCCCTCAAAGCCGGATACAGGAACTCCATTATCTGACCGGGTGTACTCGATCACATCCGCAATGCCGGTAAGTCCGAGCTCGTATGAGACAAGGGGAAATGCCCGTGAGATGATAACATCTCCCCGCGACTCGTTGAGGAACGGGTCATCGACCCGCTCGTGAACAAAGTGTCCCTCCTGCGTGCGGAGGTTGTCCTGCCACTGTTGTTCGACATGGATCAGCGCCCACTGCCGTTTGCAGAAGCGGAAGTGCTGGATACCTGATAGCAGGAGCAACTCGTCTTCGGTATAGCGCTTGTCGCTCATAACTTTTCTATGATTGTCACTCCTTTCGGCACATCTTTGTCAATCGTAACCTTGTAGTCCTTGAATGATCGCGGCGGGAGATCTTTTCCAAGCCGTTCGATTTTCACTTTGTCGAACAGGACATGGGACTGGCAGCAGCCAAGCTCGCTGTCGTGTTTAAAGACGATCAGCTTCCTTGCCGAAAGTTTTCCGCGTGAAGCCGAATGGTCATGCTCGAACATGTTGACGAGGCTCTCCCAGAGTAGGGCGAGATCGTCTTCGGAGAATCCGGTTGTCTTCTTCGCAAGGTGCGCGGAGACATAGCCCTCAGCCCGGTACAGGCCGTAGGGTACGATCTGTTTTTTACCCATGGTCTGGCCCTTATCGGCATCTTTGACATTTGCCACCGCCTGACGGGTGATTGTAACCTCCTGCTGGAAGATCGGGTCCTGACTCCGGGCAAAGGTGAGCTGGACTGGTCCACGGACCTGTCCGCAATTCACTTCGAGTGCCATGACTGCACCGAATGCGCGAATATCGAAGAAATTCTTGCACATGAATTTCGCGAGCTCATCGTCTTTGGGTTTCTTGGAATCCGGTTTCCTTTTCAGAGCAGCATAGGCTTTCGTGTGCTGTTCGTTGAGAACAACACCATCTTTCACGTAGATGTCATACCCTTCATTTCCGGTTTTCACCATATCCACATAATCGCGGATCTTCCGTTTCAGGCAGACATCAGTCACGATACCATAACCGGTCTGCGGATCAACCCGTGGCATGTTTCCCATGTCCGGGTCGCCGTTCGGATTCCCGTTCTCAACATCGAATAGCAATACGAATTCATACCTGCTCTTGATCACTTCGCTCATTTCTTATCCTCCTTGTTATCCTCGCTTGCTTCCTTCTTTTTGAAAAATGCCTTCCGCTGATGGTAATATCCCAGCATGAATTTGCCCTGATCCTCAAGGTTCAGGAATGCCGGGAATTCATCGATACCCGATACAACTTCCTCGATCCACTGATTCGATTTAAATCCCCAGTCGGATTTGGCAATATGGTGCTGCGCCAGTTTCAGCAGGACCGGGAATACAACCGCCGGGGTTGTTGAGGCGCTGCTGAAATACTTGCTGTTGATCGTGCTCTTGAGATCCTTGTTCGAATCGCTCTGCGCTTTCTCTAGTACCGCAAACAGCCGTCCGAGACGGTACGGGACATCGGTGCTCTTTTCGTTCAGACTCACAGTAATCATATCCTCTTCATGTTTTCCTCTCGCTCGTGCCATCCGGATCAGGCAGGCCTTGATGAAACCGGCCCGGGCATAGTTAATTGAACGCTCGACCTTGACCCGGTTCACGATGGCATTGTACATCGGGACCGGGTACGGAGTATCATCAAGAATGGAACGCATCAGCAGCCCTCCAAGCAGCGGCGACGCTGCCTTATCCGTTGAACTCTGGGGGACGGTCTCCCGCAGAAGACGGTACATCGAAATATACTGCGCCCCGCGATTGTCACGATCAATCTCCATATCGAGGTGATGGCGGGCAAGCCGTGTGATGAAATTCCCAAAATTGTCCTGGTGCCAATAACGGACTGCAAGCCGGGCATTGTTGGGCGACAGCCCGAGGATGTAGAAGTTCGTAGTATTAGGATCGACTCCGAGATCCTTCTCCTCCAGATATTTCCCGGTTTTTACTTTCTGGAGGATATCGTTCACGAGCTGACGTGTCCCGCGATCCTGCTGTCTTAAAGATCCCTCCGAGTTCGGATCTGCCTCCTCTTCATCTTCTACCGGATCAATGAGGAAATGTGCAAGATTTTCGCAGTTTTTCTTCGTAGTATCAGCCCAGAAGACAGTCGATGTGTCACCGATCTGGATCCGGTTTTTGCTGTCGCGTTTGAGCAAATGGTTCAAAGCTGTTGTATACTTGAACATTGCCAATTCGCTGACCGGGGCATTAAGAGCCTGTTTATTATCATTTTTCCCGTAAGACCAAAAGGCACCATCATTAAAACTGACAAGGTTGGCACCTGCAGGTTGTGCACCCAGCACCCTCTTGATTTTTTGATGAGTACCCGCGATTGGAGCCATCTTTCCGGTAACAAGACATTGTGCAATTTCAGTCTGTTCCAATCCCCTCCCATTGACATAATACTCGTCCCAAGCTTGGTGAACGACAGGATTTTCATGAATATATCTACCACCAATATCGAAAACAAAGAGACCTCCGTCAAGGATGAGATCCTTGAATTCTGAAAGTTTCGGATCCTGCAATGATGATTCTGGTTTCCAACTGTCAAGGAATGCCAGAAATGAATGAACGTCAGAATCGTCAAGCGCATCCATAAGGATATGGTGAAGTGCCCGACAACGGCTGAAGCAGTCAAGGGATCTTTTGGTCACGACAATTTTTTCACCATCGGATTCTTCGAGTATTTTGACTATCTCAGCAGCTGTCTTCTTTTTTTCACCATTTGAGACCTTCTCGATACCAAAAATATACTTTGCATTGTCCGACACGAAGTATGGTACTATTCCAACAGCTCGGGATTTTTGATACGGAGTTTCCATTTCCTTTGGTGTTTTTCTCTTATCGTCACTCCGAAGATCAAGAATATTTTTCAGTTTTCCATCTCGTGAAATCACAAGCGCGAATGAAATGTCCGCTAAGCTATAACCGGGTTCAGGAATTTTTACAGTAGGATCTCCCGCAAGAATATCATAATACCGGACCAGCGACTGGATGATCACGAGAAGACACCCCCGTTCAGGCACCTCTTCACATCGATCACGCCATCGTTCATCTCAGCCCGGAAGAAGACTGGTGTCATGTCCTTCGCGAAGTCGATATCCCAGAGCATCAGACCGAGATCCTTCTTCCCGGCAAGGTCAGACTTCGGAATCTCTCCTTCCATGAATTCAAACTGCACCGGGAATTCCCGGCACCCGAAATATGGATGATGGAAGCACTGGCCTTTTCGCATTCTCCGAAGTGCGACATTGTAATGCTTCTCAACGGTATCCTCCGGCCCGGCCTTGTCGGTCATGTTGAAGTGCGCCTCAATGTAATACTCGACATCACGGAGCACCATCGAAGCCCGCTGCACCCGCTCGTCATTTGCATCCTTAAAAAGCACTGCCTCCTTTCCGGAGAATGCGCTCTTCACCGGGGCGAGCGGGATCTTCCCCAGCACTTCATTCCTCCGGATATTGTCGAACTTCACCGGCTTCATCACATGAATCCGGTCGATCT includes these proteins:
- the cas2 gene encoding CRISPR-associated endonuclease Cas2; this encodes MMVLVTYDVNTETPEGRRRLRHVARECVNYGQRVQNSVFECLVDPAQFAKLKHSLAGIIDKERDSVRFYFLGANWKNRVEHLGSNTGYDPEGLLVT
- the cas1c gene encoding type I-C CRISPR-associated endonuclease Cas1c; translation: MRKLLNTLYVTTPESYLHRDGENVIIKVGSAETFRIPVHNLEGIVCFGYMGASPHLMQLCSEHNVGLSFLTPHGRFQGRVNGRVRGNVLLRRTQYRIADNPEVSLAIAKCLITAKIVNCRTVLGRSLRDHGTVIGCEKIRAADNLLIENLIKIETCKDADTLRGIEGNCAKFYFDVFDELILKQKNDFFLHDRNRRPPRDNMNALLSFLYTLLAHDVESALETVGLDPYVGFFHTDRPGRASLALDMMEELRPFIADRLALNLVNLQQVCGEDFLKKEGGGIILTDKGRKAVLAAWQKRKQDEITHPYIDEKIQIGLLPYTQSLLMARYLRGDIEGYPPFFMN
- the cas4 gene encoding CRISPR-associated protein Cas4 — its product is MSDKRYTEDELLLLSGIQHFRFCKRQWALIHVEQQWQDNLRTQEGHFVHERVDDPFLNESRGDVIISRAFPLVSYELGLTGIADVIEYTRSDNGVPVSGFEGRWIMRPVEYKRGKPKIDERDEVQLCAQVMCVEEMFGVRIDEADLYYNEIRRRQRIAITDDLRSIVQALAEEMHTVFRNGITPPAEPGKHCTLCSLVDVCVPRLTKKKSSVRNYIGSHIREACIPDT
- the cas7c gene encoding type I-C CRISPR-associated protein Cas7/Csd2, translating into MSEVIKSRYEFVLLFDVENGNPNGDPDMGNMPRVDPQTGYGIVTDVCLKRKIRDYVDMVKTGNEGYDIYVKDGVVLNEQHTKAYAALKRKPDSKKPKDDELAKFMCKNFFDIRAFGAVMALEVNCGQVRGPVQLTFARSQDPIFQQEVTITRQAVANVKDADKGQTMGKKQIVPYGLYRAEGYVSAHLAKKTTGFSEDDLALLWESLVNMFEHDHSASRGKLSARKLIVFKHDSELGCCQSHVLFDKVKIERLGKDLPPRSFKDYKVTIDKDVPKGVTIIEKL
- the cas8c gene encoding type I-C CRISPR-associated protein Cas8c/Csd1, encoding MIIQSLVRYYDILAGDPTVKIPEPGYSLADISFALVISRDGKLKNILDLRSDDKRKTPKEMETPYQKSRAVGIVPYFVSDNAKYIFGIEKVSNGEKKKTAAEIVKILEESDGEKIVVTKRSLDCFSRCRALHHILMDALDDSDVHSFLAFLDSWKPESSLQDPKLSEFKDLILDGGLFVFDIGGRYIHENPVVHQAWDEYYVNGRGLEQTEIAQCLVTGKMAPIAGTHQKIKRVLGAQPAGANLVSFNDGAFWSYGKNDNKQALNAPVSELAMFKYTTALNHLLKRDSKNRIQIGDTSTVFWADTTKKNCENLAHFLIDPVEDEEEADPNSEGSLRQQDRGTRQLVNDILQKVKTGKYLEEKDLGVDPNTTNFYILGLSPNNARLAVRYWHQDNFGNFITRLARHHLDMEIDRDNRGAQYISMYRLLRETVPQSSTDKAASPLLGGLLMRSILDDTPYPVPMYNAIVNRVKVERSINYARAGFIKACLIRMARARGKHEEDMITVSLNEKSTDVPYRLGRLFAVLEKAQSDSNKDLKSTINSKYFSSASTTPAVVFPVLLKLAQHHIAKSDWGFKSNQWIEEVVSGIDEFPAFLNLEDQGKFMLGYYHQRKAFFKKKEASEDNKEDKK
- the cas5c gene encoding type I-C CRISPR-associated protein Cas5c; translation: MDIGFGVKLKVWGDYACFTRPEMKVERVSYDVMTPSAARGILEAIYWKPAIVWEIDRIHVMKPVKFDNIRRNEVLGKIPLAPVKSAFSGKEAVLFKDANDERVQRASMVLRDVEYYIEAHFNMTDKAGPEDTVEKHYNVALRRMRKGQCFHHPYFGCREFPVQFEFMEGEIPKSDLAGKKDLGLMLWDIDFAKDMTPVFFRAEMNDGVIDVKRCLNGGVFS